GAAGTACTTATAAAGATCTGCGTCGTCAATCTGCAGAATATATTGCAAATGCGGGGCAGCAAGGAAATGCTATTGGTGGATTATCAGTAGGGGAGCCTGCTGAAGAAATGTACGCGATGACTGAAGTGGTTTGCGAAATTCTTCCTGAAGATAAGCCTCGTTATTTAATGGGTGTTGGAACTCCGATTAATATTTTAGAAAATATCGCGTTAGGAATTGATATGTTTGACTGTGTTATGCCAACGCGTAATGCCAGAAATGGTATGTTGTTTACAGCAAACGGAACTATCAATATCAAGAATAAAAAGTGGGAAGCTGATTTTTCTCCAATTGACGAAATGGGACATACTTTTGTTGATACGGAGTATACAAAAGCTTATTTACGTCATTTATTTGCTGCCAACGAATATCTTGGAAAACAAATTGCAACGATTCATAATTTAGGTTTTTATATGTGGTTGGTTCGTGAGGCGAGAAAACATATCTTAGCTGGCGATTTTAGACCATGGAAAGAGATGATGGTTAAGAATATGAGTCAAAGACTTTAAATAAAAAAGTTTCAAGTTTTAAGTTTCAGGTTTCAAGTTCTCTACAGAACCTGAAACTTGAAACTTGACTCGAGAGCTTTGCTCGAACAGGCGAAGCAAACAAAACAAACAAATAAATATATGCTGACGATAATAGATAAGTATATTTTAAAAAGATATTTAGCCACTTTCTCGGTGATGATCTTATTATTTATTCCGATTGGAATTGTAATTGACGTTTCTGAAAAGGTGAATAAAATGCTGGAAAACAAGATTCCGTTTATGGATATTGCGATCTATTATTACAATTTTACGGTTTACTTTGCTAATTCGTTATTTCCGATATTCCTGTTTTTGTCGGTAATCTGGTTTACATCAAAATTGGCAAATAATACAGAAATCATTGCGGTTTTAAGTTCCGGGATTTCTTTTACACGTTTTTTGAGACCTTATATTATTGGGGCTTCAATCGTTTCGGTTTTTGTACTTTTAATGGGGTTTTTTATTGTTCCTGCGGCGAGTGAGGGCTTTAATAATTTTAGATATACGTATTTAAAAGGAAATGGTAAAGAGCTTATGCGTGGCGAAAACACCAATGTTTACCGCCAGATTAATGACCATGATTTTATTTTTGTAAATAGTTTTAACGAAGAATCAAAAACAGCTTTTAATTTTACGTTAGAACATTTCGATAAAGAGAAATTAACCTATAAAATTACGGCCAGCCGTATTAAATGGGATCCAAAAAAGAAAACCTACATTTTATACGATTATACTAAAAGAACGCTTGGCGAATTGAATGATGTAATCGAAAAGAATCCGGAAAAAGAAGTTAAATTTAAATTTGAACTGGCAGATTTAACACCGGTTGTTTATATTGCAGAAACACTTTCTTTAGGGAAATTAATTGACTTTATTGAAAAAGAACGAAAAAGAGGTTCCGGGAATATTAATACGTATTTGGTAGTTCTGTATAAAAAATACAGTGTACCTGTTTCTGCCTTTATTTTGACTATTATTGCCGTTGCGGTTTCATCTATGAAGCGTCG
The sequence above is drawn from the Flavobacterium sp. N2038 genome and encodes:
- a CDS encoding LptF/LptG family permease; the encoded protein is MLTIIDKYILKRYLATFSVMILLFIPIGIVIDVSEKVNKMLENKIPFMDIAIYYYNFTVYFANSLFPIFLFLSVIWFTSKLANNTEIIAVLSSGISFTRFLRPYIIGASIVSVFVLLMGFFIVPAASEGFNNFRYTYLKGNGKELMRGENTNVYRQINDHDFIFVNSFNEESKTAFNFTLEHFDKEKLTYKITASRIKWDPKKKTYILYDYTKRTLGELNDVIEKNPEKEVKFKFELADLTPVVYIAETLSLGKLIDFIEKERKRGSGNINTYLVVLYKKYSVPVSAFILTIIAVAVSSMKRRGGMGTNLAIGIAIAFSFVFFDKIFGTLAEKSTFSPLLAVWFPNIVFGILAVYLLRNAKR